The following proteins come from a genomic window of Trinickia caryophylli:
- a CDS encoding transglutaminase-like domain-containing protein, with product MHAASASQRGIGTKDIGLAAYLTARSTLHRTIDGPELPSLRKANDTVTKTRALLSHGRGNVATDLAKTQEPFWRTRFGRMKAKSYRGDLAAAGALAIKMKAGNCGEHANVATVSHARKLGEGETLQFVSGAGVDHAWAENKLPDGGRVVLDAWAEGPAIMSEDSRFSQRETSRNVYASFSLDAARALAEQKDKHLESFERNPDLDKQWEDFKTEAAKKKLAMSKRHVFAPTPVVSQAFQTAVGDQQKEAARMARRTRKEARLTSSSTAHVALGNEIKAVGAARALGANVKQSLQSNEPILAAVKKQFTK from the coding sequence ATGCATGCGGCCTCCGCCTCCCAGCGCGGCATCGGCACGAAAGACATCGGGCTGGCGGCTTATCTGACCGCACGCTCCACGCTGCATCGAACCATCGATGGGCCTGAGCTCCCGAGTCTGCGCAAAGCAAATGACACGGTCACCAAGACCCGGGCGCTGTTGTCTCATGGGCGGGGCAATGTGGCGACCGACCTCGCCAAAACACAAGAACCGTTCTGGCGGACGAGGTTCGGCCGCATGAAAGCCAAGTCGTACAGAGGCGACCTCGCGGCCGCGGGCGCACTGGCGATAAAAATGAAGGCCGGCAACTGCGGCGAGCATGCAAACGTGGCTACCGTTTCGCACGCCCGAAAGCTCGGCGAAGGCGAGACCTTGCAGTTCGTGAGCGGTGCGGGCGTGGACCATGCGTGGGCCGAGAACAAGCTGCCGGACGGCGGGCGGGTCGTTCTGGACGCGTGGGCCGAGGGGCCCGCGATCATGAGCGAGGACAGCCGCTTCAGCCAGCGGGAGACTTCGCGCAACGTCTACGCTTCGTTCTCGCTCGATGCCGCTCGAGCGCTCGCCGAACAAAAGGACAAACATCTGGAGTCGTTCGAGCGGAACCCCGACCTCGATAAACAGTGGGAGGACTTCAAGACGGAAGCGGCAAAGAAAAAGCTAGCCATGAGCAAACGTCACGTCTTTGCGCCAACGCCCGTCGTCAGCCAGGCGTTTCAGACCGCCGTCGGCGACCAGCAAAAAGAGGCGGCCCGCATGGCCAGGCGGACCAGGAAAGAAGCCCGACTGACCTCGTCCAGCACGGCGCATGTCGCGCTCGGCAATGAGATCAAGGCTGTGGGAGCGGCCCGCGCATTGGGTGCCAACGTGAAGCAGTCGCTGCAAAGCAACGAGCCGATTCTGGCCGCAGTAAAGAAGCAATTTACCAAGTGA
- a CDS encoding D-(-)-3-hydroxybutyrate oligomer hydrolase: MRRVTIATGGSALVAGAAMAAAMLSFQAHADDGDDIAFATDSPPPFVVAGSLRITSYDGTADDLLTAGLGKTGLAGAAPAVADPANPTAAELRRLAVWSNYRALVDMTANGGYGRYWGPNVDLDGNDTLGEGKIAGTEYLAYADDGSGRRNVTLLVQVPARFDPANPCIVTATSSGSRGVYGAISAAGEWGLKRGCAVAYTDKGSGNGAHELMTNRVTLIDGRVADAAAAGKDSLFTANISARARDAFDRAYPNRYAFKHAHSQQNPEAQWGKDTLRAIQFAYWVLNRQFPPAAVSARERVRYRPGSITTIAASVSNGGGASLAAAEEDRRGWITGVVVGEPQVSVRMPRRAEIVEGGERIAAAGKPLADYMTLANLLAPCAALAPDAAGAPYLTALPVATTTAIRQARCTSLAAAGLIDGGDTPAQAADALARLHQAGYESDSDVLHAPMWDSQAVPAVAVTYANAYTRSSVLANLCGFSFGTTDASGAAGVAPLVSPMPTVFGVGNGVPPTNGINLVYNLTPPGGADHRLATADASFTGAACLRALWTRGDARMHASVDAIRVDGDLHRKPTIIVQGRSDALIPVNHASRAYLAANSVHEGRRSALSYYEVLNGQHFDAFLGVPGFDTRFVPVHYYYTQALNLMWRHLKNGVALPPSQVVRTVPRGGTPGAAPALAAANLPDIVMNPGSNAIDVNRGTVRVPR; encoded by the coding sequence ATGAGACGTGTGACGATTGCAACCGGGGGTTCAGCGCTCGTGGCGGGCGCGGCAATGGCAGCGGCGATGCTGTCTTTCCAGGCACATGCCGACGACGGCGACGACATCGCCTTCGCAACCGACAGTCCGCCGCCTTTCGTCGTCGCGGGCAGTTTGCGTATCACGTCATATGACGGCACTGCCGACGATCTGCTGACGGCGGGCCTTGGAAAAACAGGGCTTGCCGGTGCCGCGCCGGCTGTCGCCGACCCGGCGAATCCCACCGCTGCCGAGCTGAGGCGGCTCGCGGTCTGGTCGAACTACCGGGCACTCGTCGATATGACCGCGAACGGCGGCTATGGCCGGTACTGGGGCCCCAATGTCGACCTCGACGGCAACGACACGCTCGGCGAAGGAAAGATCGCCGGAACCGAGTACCTCGCTTATGCCGACGACGGCAGCGGCCGGCGCAACGTAACGTTGCTCGTTCAGGTGCCGGCGCGCTTCGATCCGGCGAATCCCTGCATCGTCACGGCCACGTCCTCGGGTTCGCGCGGCGTCTACGGTGCGATCTCGGCTGCGGGCGAGTGGGGGCTCAAGCGCGGGTGCGCCGTTGCCTATACGGATAAAGGATCGGGTAACGGCGCGCACGAACTGATGACGAATCGCGTCACATTGATCGACGGCCGCGTGGCCGATGCCGCCGCCGCTGGAAAAGACAGTCTGTTCACAGCCAATATATCCGCGCGTGCGCGTGACGCGTTCGATCGCGCATACCCGAACCGCTATGCTTTCAAGCACGCGCATTCGCAGCAAAACCCCGAAGCGCAATGGGGAAAGGATACGCTGCGCGCGATCCAATTCGCCTATTGGGTTTTGAATCGCCAGTTTCCGCCGGCCGCGGTCTCTGCGCGCGAACGCGTGCGCTATCGGCCCGGCAGCATCACGACGATTGCGGCGTCGGTGAGCAATGGCGGCGGGGCCTCGCTTGCCGCCGCCGAAGAGGACCGGCGCGGCTGGATCACGGGCGTCGTCGTGGGCGAGCCGCAGGTCAGCGTGCGGATGCCGCGTCGCGCTGAGATCGTCGAGGGCGGCGAGCGTATCGCGGCGGCGGGCAAGCCGCTTGCCGACTACATGACGCTGGCCAATCTGCTTGCGCCGTGCGCGGCGCTTGCGCCCGATGCGGCCGGCGCGCCGTATCTGACGGCATTGCCGGTCGCCACCACGACGGCGATCCGGCAAGCGCGCTGCACTTCGTTGGCCGCGGCGGGCTTGATCGATGGAGGCGATACGCCGGCGCAGGCGGCCGATGCGCTTGCGCGTTTGCATCAGGCCGGCTACGAGTCGGACTCGGACGTCCTGCACGCTCCGATGTGGGATTCGCAGGCGGTGCCCGCCGTCGCCGTCACTTACGCGAACGCCTATACCCGTTCGAGCGTGCTGGCCAATCTATGCGGCTTCAGCTTCGGGACAACCGACGCGAGCGGCGCAGCCGGCGTTGCGCCGCTCGTCTCGCCGATGCCGACGGTGTTCGGTGTCGGCAACGGCGTGCCTCCGACCAACGGCATCAACCTCGTCTATAACCTCACACCTCCCGGCGGCGCGGATCATCGGCTGGCCACCGCCGATGCGAGCTTCACGGGGGCGGCATGTCTGCGTGCACTTTGGACGAGGGGCGACGCACGCATGCATGCGAGTGTCGACGCCATCCGAGTCGATGGCGATCTGCATCGCAAGCCCACCATCATCGTTCAGGGCCGCAGTGACGCGCTCATACCGGTCAACCATGCCTCGCGCGCTTATCTGGCTGCCAACAGCGTGCATGAGGGGCGGCGCAGCGCTTTGTCCTATTACGAAGTCCTCAACGGCCAGCATTTCGATGCGTTTCTGGGGGTGCCCGGCTTCGATACGCGTTTCGTGCCCGTTCATTACTACTACACGCAGGCACTCAACCTCATGTGGCGGCACCTGAAAAACGGTGTGGCGCTGCCGCCTTCGCAGGTCGTTCGCACGGTGCCGCGCGGCGGTACGCCGGGAGCCGCCCCCGCGCTCGCGGCCGCAAACCTTCCCGACATCGTGATGAATCCGGGCAGCAATGCGATCGACGTCAACCGCGGCACCGTGCGGGTACCACGCTAG
- a CDS encoding helix-turn-helix transcriptional regulator: MAVTTLPEPVITLGSFLRERRARLHPGPDTQGRRRTPGLRREEVAARANVSVAWYTWLEQGRGGPPSAEVLERLARALELDATGREMLFLLGQQRPPPVHRTAPPPVTPALQRVLDGMPASPAIVKTATWDVVAWNAAAAAVLSDYAQFPPNERNVLRRLFLSAEVRAALPDWEENARTAVAVFRIDVARAGGSGDAAALAAELQATSEDFRRLWADNEVGSFGFGTKRLRHPRAGLVTLEYSAFSVDAAKGLTLIVFAPASPADSEAIATIVAEKHRQGR; the protein is encoded by the coding sequence ATGGCAGTGACCACGCTTCCCGAACCGGTCATCACGCTCGGCAGTTTCCTGCGCGAGCGCCGTGCCCGTCTGCACCCCGGCCCCGACACCCAGGGCCGGCGCCGCACGCCCGGCCTCAGGCGTGAGGAGGTCGCGGCACGCGCGAATGTCAGCGTGGCCTGGTACACCTGGTTGGAACAGGGCCGCGGCGGCCCCCCTTCCGCTGAGGTATTGGAGCGTCTTGCCCGCGCGCTCGAGCTCGACGCAACGGGCCGCGAGATGCTGTTCCTGCTCGGTCAGCAACGGCCGCCCCCTGTTCACCGCACCGCGCCGCCACCGGTTACGCCCGCATTGCAGCGCGTGCTCGACGGCATGCCCGCAAGCCCCGCGATCGTCAAAACGGCGACCTGGGATGTCGTGGCCTGGAACGCCGCGGCGGCGGCCGTGCTGAGCGATTACGCCCAATTCCCGCCGAACGAGCGCAACGTGCTGCGGCGCTTGTTCCTCAGCGCCGAGGTGCGCGCGGCCCTGCCCGATTGGGAGGAAAATGCGCGTACCGCCGTTGCCGTGTTTCGCATCGACGTTGCGCGGGCAGGCGGCTCGGGCGACGCTGCGGCACTGGCGGCCGAACTGCAGGCGACGAGCGAGGACTTCCGGCGTCTGTGGGCCGACAATGAAGTCGGCAGCTTCGGCTTCGGCACCAAGCGCTTGCGTCACCCGCGCGCAGGGCTCGTCACGCTCGAATATTCGGCATTCTCCGTCGATGCCGCGAAAGGCCTGACGCTCATCGTATTCGCACCCGCGTCGCCCGCCGACAGCGAGGCCATTGCCACGATCGTCGCGGAAAAGCACCGGCAAGGCCGATGA
- a CDS encoding AAA family ATPase: MKPATNSPWPRIGRYLVLGMIATAVAAAAVFVHWRHESHPQVTGVASQMRGDASAWTRQEKDAAQMLRDIRERRVAAVGLSKSAILVSTTSGERYFVTDHNAALSNVLLQDELKAGGDPAYQLVWLPDADVRTGSARWSDVFDKTRDALSLLLPVLLMGGLLWFMRREMRGGASLLEKSPTLRFVDVIGAGEAKAALADVQSYLTNPSQFTSMGVRAPCGVLMTGGPGVGKTRLAQALAGECGANFISITGSYFSAKYYGVGIQKVRHLFELARRHAPTVIFIDEADGLGKRTDTGGGPVEAESNRIINQLLAEMDGFESNEGVIIVAATNHPDNLDEAMRRPGRFDRTVQVRLPDLDDRARILRFYAAKLTAKADDIDFDQLARLTTGLSPASLSMIVNQAGLVARKAGENTVASAHFLEAIKIARIGDVSGAERALSDEERNRIAVHEAGHGLVAALLGTGVLEEVTILPRGGALGVALVTKMQDKHLYRETEMRNEVQVLLGGRNAELLVFSEASSGAAQDLQEASRISLDMVSKYGFNEDGNLFSLAALPQQVAGLQLKNAIEHANVLLKDLNDACYALLHSYEPVLRAIADQLLESETVPGETVYRLVREHEAATNAGLHLAQEAAAA, from the coding sequence ATGAAACCGGCAACGAATTCGCCATGGCCACGCATTGGCCGATATCTGGTTCTTGGCATGATCGCGACGGCTGTGGCGGCTGCCGCCGTGTTCGTGCACTGGCGCCATGAGAGCCATCCTCAGGTGACGGGCGTGGCGAGCCAGATGCGAGGCGACGCGTCGGCCTGGACGCGTCAGGAGAAAGACGCCGCGCAGATGCTGCGCGACATTCGCGAGCGCCGTGTGGCCGCCGTCGGTTTGAGCAAGAGCGCGATCCTCGTGTCGACGACATCTGGCGAAAGGTATTTCGTCACCGACCATAACGCGGCGCTTTCGAACGTATTGCTGCAGGACGAATTGAAAGCGGGCGGCGATCCGGCGTATCAACTGGTCTGGCTGCCCGATGCCGACGTGCGAACAGGCTCGGCCCGCTGGAGCGACGTATTCGACAAGACGCGCGATGCGCTCAGCCTGCTGTTGCCGGTGCTGCTGATGGGCGGGCTGCTCTGGTTCATGCGCCGCGAAATGCGCGGCGGCGCGAGCCTGCTCGAGAAGTCGCCGACATTGCGCTTTGTGGACGTGATCGGCGCGGGCGAGGCGAAGGCGGCGCTCGCGGACGTGCAGTCCTATCTGACGAATCCTTCGCAGTTCACGTCGATGGGCGTGCGCGCGCCGTGCGGCGTCCTGATGACGGGCGGGCCGGGGGTCGGCAAGACGCGCCTTGCGCAGGCGCTGGCCGGCGAATGCGGCGCGAATTTCATTTCGATCACCGGTAGCTACTTCAGCGCGAAGTACTACGGTGTCGGCATCCAGAAGGTCAGGCATTTGTTCGAACTCGCGCGCCGTCATGCGCCCACGGTCATCTTCATCGACGAGGCGGACGGTCTCGGCAAGCGTACCGATACGGGCGGGGGCCCCGTGGAAGCGGAGAGCAACCGCATCATCAATCAGCTGTTGGCGGAAATGGACGGATTCGAGTCGAACGAGGGCGTCATTATCGTCGCGGCCACGAACCACCCCGACAATCTCGACGAGGCGATGCGTCGCCCCGGCCGGTTCGACCGAACCGTGCAGGTGCGCCTGCCCGACCTCGACGATCGCGCGCGGATTCTGCGTTTCTATGCAGCCAAGCTCACGGCGAAAGCCGACGATATCGACTTCGACCAGCTCGCGCGGCTGACGACGGGACTCTCGCCCGCGTCGTTGTCGATGATCGTCAACCAGGCGGGGCTCGTCGCGCGCAAGGCGGGCGAGAACACCGTCGCGTCGGCGCACTTCCTTGAAGCGATCAAGATCGCCCGTATCGGCGACGTGAGCGGCGCCGAGCGGGCATTGTCGGACGAGGAGCGCAATCGCATCGCGGTGCACGAGGCGGGGCACGGGCTCGTGGCGGCGCTGCTCGGCACCGGGGTGCTGGAAGAAGTCACGATTTTGCCGCGCGGCGGCGCGCTGGGTGTCGCGCTCGTTACGAAGATGCAGGACAAGCACCTCTATCGCGAGACCGAGATGCGTAACGAGGTGCAAGTGCTGCTCGGCGGGCGCAACGCCGAACTGCTCGTGTTTTCCGAGGCATCGAGCGGTGCCGCGCAGGATCTGCAGGAAGCCTCGCGGATCAGTCTGGACATGGTGTCGAAGTACGGCTTCAACGAGGACGGCAATCTGTTCAGTCTGGCCGCCTTGCCGCAGCAGGTGGCCGGCCTTCAGCTGAAAAACGCGATCGAACACGCGAACGTGCTGCTCAAGGACCTCAACGACGCATGCTACGCCTTGCTGCACAGCTACGAGCCCGTGCTGCGCGCGATCGCCGACCAATTGCTCGAGTCGGAAACCGTGCCGGGCGAAACGGTCTACCGTCTCGTTCGCGAACACGAGGCGGCGACGAACGCCGGCCTGCATCTCGCGCAGGAAGCGGCCGCCGCCTGA
- a CDS encoding DUF2239 family protein, with amino-acid sequence MLLHSFTAFAGHRRIASGSLQAVALAIKHAAKQDAASPLWVFDDETGRPLDIDTRGTDEEVAARFAAGEEPPLETAAARDSSPPAAGEPRGRGRPKLGVVAREVTLLPRHWEWLASQPGGASVALRKLVDEARRTYADKDRQRRSQERAYHFMSAMAGDLPGFEEAVRALFANDAARLHALVQAWPADVRDHALALAMASDRSDAPAT; translated from the coding sequence ATGCTCCTTCACTCGTTCACGGCATTCGCCGGGCACCGGCGTATTGCGTCGGGTTCGCTGCAAGCGGTCGCACTCGCGATCAAGCACGCCGCGAAGCAAGATGCGGCGAGCCCGCTCTGGGTATTCGACGACGAAACCGGCCGGCCCCTCGATATCGACACGCGCGGCACCGACGAGGAAGTCGCCGCCCGTTTCGCCGCAGGCGAGGAGCCACCGCTCGAAACGGCGGCCGCGCGTGACTCGTCGCCTCCTGCGGCCGGCGAGCCACGCGGCCGCGGCCGGCCGAAGCTCGGCGTCGTGGCGCGCGAGGTCACGCTGCTGCCGCGGCATTGGGAGTGGCTCGCGAGCCAGCCCGGCGGCGCGTCGGTCGCCCTTCGCAAGCTCGTGGACGAAGCGCGGCGTACGTATGCGGACAAAGACAGGCAACGCCGGTCACAAGAGCGCGCCTACCATTTCATGTCGGCGATGGCGGGCGATCTGCCCGGCTTCGAGGAGGCGGTGCGAGCGCTGTTCGCCAATGACGCGGCGCGGTTGCACGCGCTCGTTCAGGCGTGGCCCGCCGATGTGCGCGATCACGCGCTGGCCCTCGCCATGGCAAGCGATAGGAGCGACGCACCGGCGACATGA
- a CDS encoding InvB/SpaK family type III secretion system chaperone encodes MYTTLHDTLRAALIEAGAPDDRLGDFDQHSTIALELGDAGTILLSHDNDRLWAWSQIGWLRAPDIERHAAAILARLQDPMPGCVTGQAVFGKRNDVYEIKLLLEGECARSPQKLYEALDAFFALLIALHETVSV; translated from the coding sequence ATGTACACGACGCTGCACGACACACTGCGTGCCGCCCTGATCGAAGCGGGCGCGCCCGACGACCGCCTCGGCGATTTCGACCAGCACAGCACGATCGCCCTCGAACTGGGCGATGCCGGTACGATCCTGCTCTCGCACGACAACGATCGGCTCTGGGCATGGAGCCAGATCGGATGGCTCCGCGCTCCCGATATCGAGCGGCACGCGGCGGCCATTCTCGCGCGCTTGCAAGATCCCATGCCGGGCTGCGTCACGGGGCAGGCCGTGTTCGGCAAACGAAACGACGTCTATGAAATCAAATTGCTGCTCGAAGGCGAATGCGCGCGTTCCCCGCAAAAGCTATACGAGGCGCTGGACGCGTTCTTCGCCCTTCTGATCGCACTGCACGAGACGGTTTCCGTCTAG
- a CDS encoding tetratricopeptide repeat protein: protein MLASLAFAAATGMAPGAADAVPAPLRDAAHEPQRGRTFIAPFSDATTPCVLQFTANRHFAASPFSTPAQSLAACRTEADTGNFDARVVYGQLLLFGYAGRASDTGLGIIEDAAAEGSPVAERLLGALYHDGNRVPRDYDAARRWFARAAARADGASANALGMMNYNGEGGPVDFAAAYAAFAEAASDGDARGATNAGRILLAGRPGVAQDIRGSIGWLALGASRHDPDAQWLLGLSLLRGTGIERDVKNAAGWIDAAAGRGQLDAKATLADLYLSGTGVPRDDKRGFDLMLYAARRGSVYAQRRVGELYAAGIGTARNDTVARQWHRKAALSDDVIAQFELATEYRYGRGGPVDFEAAIGWMQGAAQAGLAAAQNDLGAMLQQGEGGKPDFRQAQQWYQRAADQGFGIASYNLASLAYRGLGMPPDKTRAYRLAQAGARAGYAPSAVMTAAMLYKGDGVAADLPGALAWYRKAADAGNVDAQRAAGWMYLRGEGGPRDVALAHRYFTLAAQAGDVYAQTLLAESLASQPAEADKKAARQWLDKALARKFGMAYAVMGEFHLSGNAAPRDPAAAAQWFRRGIEANDPLSQRLLCLGYVSDALPQISSGEALPACRAAAASGDALSMRQLAIGLGPREDARERVYWQWRIASTGDAAFETMLAKSYDMGDGIAMDFDAALYWLRRAAAQGNADAQSALAQHLLLGLGEPRNDQEAFAWASRASARNAQASMLMGLCYLNGRGVERDAALGRKWLEAAATAGSGEAARTLASLYEGTDDVAADDVAADEARAIDWYRKAAALGSDAAQIVLALRTRHEDGADAFSPRKAHWLVTGEEREPSTPSGRTDASASWKAFLSLNGALSGDPVEQYETGVRYLTGDGIARDKALGAAWLQRAGAGFAARAALRRYAEAVRGVEARVREAMTPDERDRARLLAAHLMQTVGPEPAAAGAPASMAEAHAPAGPAQAR, encoded by the coding sequence TTGCTGGCATCGCTGGCATTCGCGGCGGCAACGGGCATGGCGCCCGGCGCCGCCGATGCCGTGCCGGCGCCACTTCGCGATGCCGCCCACGAGCCGCAGCGAGGCCGAACCTTCATCGCGCCGTTCAGCGACGCGACGACCCCGTGCGTATTGCAGTTCACGGCGAACCGGCATTTCGCCGCCTCGCCGTTTTCCACGCCGGCGCAGTCGCTCGCGGCCTGCCGCACCGAAGCGGACACGGGCAATTTCGACGCGCGCGTCGTCTATGGCCAATTGCTGCTGTTCGGCTATGCGGGGCGCGCAAGCGACACGGGGCTCGGCATCATCGAAGACGCCGCGGCGGAGGGATCGCCGGTGGCCGAGCGCCTGCTCGGTGCCCTCTATCACGACGGTAACCGCGTTCCCCGGGACTACGACGCCGCCCGCCGCTGGTTCGCGCGCGCCGCGGCCCGCGCAGACGGCGCCTCCGCCAACGCGCTCGGCATGATGAACTACAACGGCGAAGGCGGCCCGGTCGATTTCGCCGCGGCCTATGCCGCCTTTGCCGAGGCGGCGAGCGACGGGGACGCTCGCGGTGCCACCAACGCCGGTCGCATCCTGCTTGCGGGCCGCCCCGGCGTCGCGCAGGACATACGCGGCAGCATCGGCTGGCTTGCGCTCGGCGCATCGCGGCACGACCCCGATGCGCAATGGCTCCTCGGCCTTTCGCTGCTGCGCGGTACCGGCATCGAGCGCGACGTGAAGAATGCCGCCGGCTGGATCGATGCAGCCGCGGGCCGCGGACAGCTCGATGCGAAGGCGACGCTGGCGGACCTCTATTTGAGCGGCACCGGCGTGCCGCGAGACGACAAACGAGGCTTCGACCTCATGTTGTACGCCGCGCGGCGCGGCTCGGTCTATGCTCAACGCCGCGTGGGCGAACTGTACGCCGCCGGTATCGGCACCGCGCGCAACGACACCGTTGCCCGGCAATGGCATCGCAAGGCCGCGCTCAGCGACGATGTGATCGCCCAATTCGAACTCGCAACCGAATATCGTTACGGCCGTGGGGGGCCCGTCGATTTCGAGGCAGCGATCGGCTGGATGCAAGGCGCGGCACAAGCGGGCCTCGCGGCGGCGCAAAACGACCTTGGCGCGATGCTGCAGCAGGGCGAAGGCGGCAAGCCCGACTTCCGGCAGGCGCAGCAGTGGTATCAGCGCGCGGCCGATCAGGGTTTCGGCATTGCCTCGTACAACCTGGCCTCGCTTGCGTATCGCGGCCTGGGCATGCCGCCGGACAAGACACGGGCATATCGCCTCGCGCAAGCAGGCGCGCGGGCTGGCTACGCCCCCTCGGCGGTCATGACGGCCGCCATGCTTTACAAGGGGGACGGCGTGGCGGCCGATCTGCCCGGCGCGCTCGCCTGGTACCGCAAAGCGGCCGATGCGGGCAATGTCGACGCGCAGCGCGCAGCGGGCTGGATGTACCTGCGCGGCGAAGGCGGACCGCGCGACGTTGCGCTCGCTCATCGTTATTTCACGCTCGCCGCGCAAGCGGGCGATGTCTACGCACAGACGCTGCTCGCCGAATCGCTCGCGTCCCAGCCGGCCGAGGCCGACAAGAAGGCGGCGAGGCAATGGCTCGACAAGGCACTCGCGCGGAAGTTCGGCATGGCCTATGCCGTCATGGGCGAATTTCATCTGTCCGGCAACGCCGCGCCGCGCGATCCCGCCGCGGCGGCGCAATGGTTCAGGCGGGGCATCGAGGCGAACGATCCGTTGTCGCAGCGTTTGCTCTGTCTGGGCTACGTCAGTGACGCGCTGCCGCAGATCTCATCGGGAGAGGCACTGCCCGCTTGCCGCGCCGCCGCCGCATCCGGCGATGCCCTCTCGATGCGGCAGCTCGCTATCGGTCTTGGCCCGCGCGAGGATGCGCGCGAGCGCGTGTACTGGCAATGGCGGATCGCCAGCACGGGCGACGCCGCTTTCGAGACGATGCTGGCGAAATCCTACGATATGGGCGACGGCATCGCGATGGACTTCGATGCCGCGCTTTACTGGCTGCGCCGCGCGGCCGCGCAAGGCAACGCCGATGCGCAAAGCGCGCTGGCCCAGCATCTTCTTCTCGGCCTCGGCGAGCCACGCAACGATCAGGAAGCGTTCGCGTGGGCGAGCCGCGCATCGGCGCGCAACGCGCAGGCCTCGATGCTCATGGGGCTCTGCTATCTGAACGGACGCGGCGTCGAACGCGATGCGGCGCTCGGCCGGAAATGGCTGGAAGCGGCCGCCACCGCGGGATCGGGCGAGGCTGCCCGCACGCTCGCGTCGCTCTATGAAGGCACCGACGATGTGGCGGCCGACGATGTGGCGGCCGACGAGGCACGCGCAATCGATTGGTACCGCAAGGCCGCCGCGCTCGGCTCCGACGCGGCGCAAATCGTCCTTGCTCTGCGCACACGGCACGAAGATGGCGCGGACGCATTCTCGCCGCGCAAGGCTCATTGGCTCGTGACGGGCGAGGAGCGCGAACCGTCGACGCCAAGCGGGCGCACCGATGCTTCCGCTTCATGGAAAGCGTTCCTCAGCCTGAACGGCGCCTTGTCGGGCGATCCGGTCGAGCAATACGAGACCGGTGTGCGCTATCTGACGGGCGACGGTATCGCGCGCGACAAAGCGCTCGGGGCTGCATGGTTGCAGCGCGCGGGAGCCGGGTTCGCCGCCCGCGCGGCGTTGAGGCGTTACGCCGAAGCCGTGCGCGGCGTCGAAGCCCGGGTACGTGAGGCAATGACGCCGGACGAACGTGACCGGGCGCGGTTGCTCGCCGCGCACCTGATGCAGACCGTCGGCCCCGAGCCGGCCGCCGCCGGCGCACCGGCATCCATGGCCGAAGCGCACGCACCGGCCGGGCCAGCACAAGCGCGCTAG